In a single window of the Chondrocystis sp. NIES-4102 genome:
- a CDS encoding type I site-specific deoxyribonuclease HsdR, with translation MNQPHPDSENALELRTIELFKTLDWTVANCYDERVGENSTLGRTSRQEVVLIPQLKTALTKLNPDLPAAAINLAIEELTRSRSTLSLENANREIYQLLKDGVKVSFQDRHDQEIIETVKVIDWNNPSNNSFFLASQFWICGEIYTKRTDLLGFINGLPLIFIELKRHHQRLELAYKNNLRDYKQTIPQLFWYNAFIILSNGSKSRIGSITSTWEHFSNWKKINSEGEEGIISLETIIKGTCNQERSLDIIENFTFFYTAKGELIKIFGKNHQFLGVNQAVTAVSKIKDNQGKLGVFWHTQGSGKSYSMVFFAQKILRKIPGNWTFLIITDREDLDKQIYQNFAYVGAVTEPEKNVRASSAEHLKQLLKEDHRYIFTLIQKFRVEKGQTYPQLSPRSNIIVVVDEAHRSQYDTFALNLRNALPNAAFIGFTGTPLMAGEEKTREVFGDYVSIYNFRQSVEDKATVPLYYENRIPELQLTNDQLNDKMQQIIENSLLDQTQESLLERQCSREYNLIVREDRLDKIAVDIVTHFLSRGFGGKAMVISIDRFTTVKMYDKVNYYWQQQLKELETQLQQPNLTEFELKQLQKKIQYLKETDMAVIISASQNEVDDFQHKGLDITPHRYRLVNESPGLDDKFKDPKNPLRIVFVCAMWITGFDAPSCSTVYLDKPMKNHTLMQTIARANRVFKDKVNGLIVDYIGVFRNLQAALAIYGSGAGGGIEAGDTPVKPKNVLLEELSKAVTATQDFCRQQGIDLNKLNTTQDAFERAKVWDEAVEAILVKEETKKLYFALCANVTRLYKAILPDKLANEFSTTQMLLEKLALKIRQEIPETDISGVIDEVENLLDASIVAGEFIIPEYPRQLIDLEQLQHQFQTGYKHTAAAKLKGTIECQLEQMLEFNKTRLNYFEKYQKMIEEYNSDARNVDWFFNQLVKLAQQLKEEETRAITEHLTQEELAIFDLLTKCNVNLSQQEEKQVKQIAQELLNTLKQEKLVIDWKKRQQTRASVEVAIGDMLEKLPQSYSNELYQQKCQQIYQHIFDCYVV, from the coding sequence ATGAACCAACCGCACCCTGACTCTGAAAATGCTTTAGAACTCCGTACAATTGAACTATTTAAAACATTAGACTGGACGGTAGCTAATTGTTATGACGAACGAGTAGGGGAAAATAGTACATTAGGCAGAACTAGCAGGCAAGAGGTTGTTTTAATTCCCCAGTTAAAAACAGCATTAACTAAATTAAATCCTGATTTACCAGCAGCAGCAATTAACCTGGCTATAGAGGAATTAACCCGCAGTCGCAGCACTTTAAGTTTGGAAAATGCTAACCGCGAGATTTACCAACTATTAAAGGATGGGGTTAAAGTCAGCTTTCAAGATCGCCACGATCAAGAAATAATAGAAACAGTTAAGGTTATAGATTGGAATAACCCCAGTAACAATAGCTTCTTTCTCGCCTCTCAATTCTGGATTTGTGGGGAAATATATACTAAACGCACTGACTTATTAGGATTTATCAACGGTTTACCTTTAATATTTATCGAACTCAAACGCCACCACCAACGCTTAGAATTAGCCTATAAAAACAATCTACGAGATTATAAACAAACTATCCCTCAACTATTCTGGTACAACGCTTTTATTATTCTCTCCAATGGTAGCAAAAGCAGAATTGGTAGCATCACCTCGACTTGGGAACATTTTAGCAACTGGAAAAAGATCAACTCCGAAGGGGAAGAAGGAATTATCTCTCTCGAAACAATTATTAAGGGTACTTGTAACCAAGAGCGATCGCTCGACATTATTGAAAACTTTACTTTCTTTTACACAGCTAAAGGGGAATTAATTAAAATATTTGGCAAAAATCATCAGTTTTTAGGAGTCAATCAAGCTGTTACAGCAGTTAGTAAGATAAAAGACAATCAAGGTAAATTAGGGGTTTTTTGGCACACTCAAGGTAGCGGTAAATCCTATAGTATGGTGTTCTTCGCTCAGAAGATCCTCCGCAAAATACCTGGTAATTGGACATTTTTAATAATTACAGACAGAGAAGATTTAGATAAACAAATATATCAAAACTTTGCTTATGTTGGCGCGGTTACTGAACCTGAAAAGAATGTCAGGGCGAGTAGTGCTGAACACCTCAAGCAATTATTAAAAGAAGATCATCGTTATATCTTTACCCTAATTCAGAAATTCCGTGTGGAAAAAGGACAAACCTATCCTCAACTATCTCCTCGTTCTAACATTATCGTAGTTGTAGATGAAGCACACCGTAGTCAGTACGACACCTTCGCTCTTAATCTGAGGAATGCCTTACCCAATGCTGCTTTTATCGGCTTTACTGGCACTCCTTTAATGGCTGGTGAGGAAAAAACCAGAGAAGTATTTGGGGATTATGTCAGTATTTATAACTTCCGTCAGTCTGTAGAAGATAAAGCAACCGTGCCTCTATACTACGAAAATCGCATTCCTGAACTACAGCTTACTAACGATCAGCTTAATGATAAGATGCAGCAGATTATTGAGAATTCCCTGTTGGATCAAACCCAGGAAAGCTTACTCGAACGTCAATGTAGCAGAGAATATAACTTAATTGTTAGAGAAGATCGTTTAGATAAGATTGCTGTCGATATCGTAACTCATTTTCTCTCTAGAGGTTTTGGGGGTAAAGCAATGGTAATTTCTATTGATCGCTTTACCACGGTTAAAATGTATGACAAAGTAAATTATTATTGGCAGCAACAGCTAAAGGAACTTGAAACACAACTACAACAACCTAACCTTACTGAGTTTGAATTAAAACAGCTACAGAAAAAAATTCAATATCTCAAAGAAACAGACATGGCGGTAATTATTTCTGCTTCCCAAAATGAAGTAGATGATTTCCAGCATAAAGGTTTAGATATTACACCTCACCGCTATAGATTAGTTAACGAGTCACCAGGGTTAGATGACAAATTCAAAGATCCTAAAAATCCCCTCAGAATAGTATTTGTCTGTGCTATGTGGATAACAGGATTTGATGCTCCAAGTTGCTCTACGGTGTACCTCGACAAACCAATGAAAAATCATACTCTGATGCAAACTATAGCTAGAGCTAATCGGGTCTTTAAAGATAAAGTAAACGGGCTAATAGTAGACTATATCGGCGTATTTCGTAATTTACAGGCTGCTTTAGCTATTTATGGTTCGGGTGCTGGTGGTGGAATAGAAGCAGGAGATACTCCAGTCAAACCTAAGAATGTCTTGCTGGAAGAATTAAGCAAAGCAGTTACCGCAACTCAAGACTTCTGTAGACAACAAGGAATAGATCTTAATAAATTAAACACAACCCAGGATGCTTTTGAAAGAGCTAAAGTATGGGATGAAGCAGTAGAAGCAATATTAGTTAAGGAAGAAACTAAAAAGCTGTATTTTGCCCTTTGTGCTAATGTAACCCGTCTTTATAAAGCTATTCTCCCAGATAAGCTGGCTAACGAGTTTTCTACAACTCAAATGTTACTAGAAAAATTAGCTCTTAAAATCCGTCAGGAAATACCTGAAACTGATATCTCAGGGGTAATAGATGAGGTTGAGAATTTATTAGACGCATCAATTGTTGCAGGGGAATTTATCATTCCCGAATATCCCAGACAGTTAATAGATTTAGAACAATTACAACATCAATTCCAAACTGGTTACAAACATACAGCAGCAGCCAAACTCAAAGGTACAATTGAATGCCAGCTAGAGCAAATGCTGGAATTTAATAAAACCCGTCTTAACTATTTTGAGAAATATCAGAAGATGATCGAAGAATATAATTCCGATGCTCGTAATGTAGACTGGTTCTTTAATCAACTAGTAAAATTAGCCCAACAGTTAAAGGAAGAAGAAACGAGAGCTATAACCGAACATCTGACTCAAGAGGAGTTAGCCATATTCGATCTATTAACTAAATGTAATGTTAATCTCAGCCAGCAAGAAGAAAAGCAAGTTAAGCAAATAGCCCAAGAACTATTAAACACCCTCAAGCAAGAGAAATTAGTAATTGATTGGAAGAAACGCCAACAGACAAGAGCGAGTGTTGAAGTGGCAATTGGAGATATGTTAGAAAAGTTACCCCAATCCTATTCTAATGAACTATATCAGCAAAAGTGCCAGCAGATTTATCAACATATATTTGATTGCTATGTAGTGTGA